The following are encoded in a window of Rosa chinensis cultivar Old Blush chromosome 4, RchiOBHm-V2, whole genome shotgun sequence genomic DNA:
- the LOC112196449 gene encoding putative multidrug resistance protein, whose amino-acid sequence MGKKGGLFRYADKVDKLLMVFGTLGSIGDGLMTPLTMFVLSRVINEYGAATLTFSNDIVDEYSLKLLSVAIGVGISAFIEGFCWTRTAERQTSRMRMEYLKSVLRQDVAFFDSQANSSMTFQVISTISSDAHFIQDTIAEKLPNCLAHLSSFLFCFPVAFVLSWRLALAALPFSVMFIIPGLGFGKVMQDLGVKINGAYEVAGGVAEQAISSIRTVYSYVGERQTLKKFSIALEKVTQLGIKQGFTKGLLIGSMGMIYAAWAFQAWVGSKLVIDRGEKGGLVFVSGICVILGGLAIMNALPNLSFITQASTAATRISEMIDRVPVIDSEDERGKVLPYVKGDIEFRKVDFFYPSRPDTPILQGLNLKVQAGKMLGLVGSSGSGKSTIISLLERFYDPVKGEILLDGHKLKKFQLHWLRSQMGLVNQEPILFATSIIENILFGKEGASMEDVTSAAKAANAHDFIVKLPAGYHTQVGQFGVQLSGGQKQRISIARAIIRDPKILLLDEATSALDAQSETIVQEALDQASQGRTTIVIAHHLSTIRKANTIVVLQSGRVVEKGSHDELVNMRNGEAGAYKKMLQLQKEAMENSNPNRMEQPQTPQTPRGLGSSWQNSPGPLSGRSSWHTTKSVHSSWQNSPLTPAYAVTPIFSISIANSIQTPQYDDFDDEWSKEISKTSSSQWRLFQMNAPEWKQAILGCLGAASFGTLQPIHAYCLGTVVSIYYGSDDSTIRSQTRFYCYIFLGLAVFSFFANLLQHYNFAVMGEKLSERVRTKLLEKILTFEIGWFDQDENTSAAICARLTTEANIVRSLTADRISLLVQVFFSATIAYILGLMVTWRIAIVMIAIQPLLIGSFYSRSVLMKSMSRKAQKAQAVGSQLASEATFNHRTITAFSSQTRILNLFRDAMQGPRNENIKQSWVAGFGLFSSQFLTTAAIALTYWYGGRLMNQNLLSSTHLFQVFFILMSTGKNIADAGSMTSDLARSGKAITSIFAILDRESEISSEELKGAKKTFKGHIELKNVVFSYPVRPDQMIFKGLNLKIKAGNTMALVGQSGSGKSTIIGLIERFYDPLNGSVFIDGCDIKQYDLKNLRSQIALVSQEPTLFGGTIQENIVYGKENATVAEVRKAAKQANAHEFISSMENGYDTYCGERGVQLSGGQKQRIALARAILKNPSILLLDEATSALDSVSENLVQEALEKMMVGRTCVVVAHRLSTIQKADSIAVIMNGKVAEQGSHSELVSIGSSGAYYSLIKLQSNQIWVRRNSLEVNLSEVNPLKADLGEVKSPQWGEVKPLKEHLGEAKSLQGESG is encoded by the exons ATGGGGAAGAAAGGCGGGTTGTTCAGGTATGCAGATAAAGTTGACAAGTTACTGATGGTGTTTGGAACTTTGGGTAGCATTGGAGATGGGTTGATGACACCGCTTACAATGTTTGTGCTCAGCCGCGTCATCAATGAGTATGGAGCTGCAACTCTTACTTTCTCTAACGACATTGTCGACGAG TACTCACTCAAGCTGCTCAGTGTAGCAATTGGAGTTGGAATATCTGCTTTCATTG aagGGTTTTGTTGGACTAGAACTGCTGAGAGACAGACATCCAGAATGAGAATGGAATACTTAAAATCAGTCCTCAGGCAAGACGTTGCGTTCTTCGACAGTCAAGCAAATTCTTCCATGACCTTCCAAGTCATTTCCACAATCTCTTCTGATGCTCATTTTATCCAAGACACAATAGCTGAGAAG cTACCAAATTGCCTGGCTCACCTCTCATCATTTCTGTTCTGCTTTCCTGTTGCCTTTGTGCTGTCTTGGAGATTGGCACTGGCTGCTCTTCCATTCTCGGTCATGTTTATCATCCCCGGATTGGGATTTGGGAAAGTAATGCAAGACTTGGGAGTTAAGATAAATGGTGCCTATGAAGTTGCTGGAGGGGTAGCAGAACAAGCAATCTCTTCAATCCGCACGGTCTATTCTTATGTTGGGGAGCGTCAAACACTGAAGAAGTTCAGCATTGCTCTTGAGAAAGTTACACAGCTTGGCATAAAGCAAGGATTCACAAAGGGATTACTAATAGGGAGCATGGGAATGATCTATGCTGCTTGGGCTTTTCAGGCTTGGGTTGGAAGCAAACTTGTTATTGATAGAGGTGAAAAGGGTGGCCTCGTTTTTGTTTCTGGAATCTGTGTAATTCTGGGAGGATt GGCCATTATGAATGCACTTCCAAATCTCTCCTTCATCACTCAGGCAAGTACTGCTGCTACCCGAATATCTGAGATGATTGATCGCGTTCCGGTTATTGACTCTGAAGATGAAAGGGGAAAAGTTTTACCATATGTGAAAGGAGATATTGAATTCAGAAAGGTTGACTTCTTCTACCCGTCAAGACCTGATACCCCAATTCTTCAAGGACTCAACCTTAAGGTTCAAGCTGGTAAGATGCTGGGTCTTGTTGGAAGCAGTGGCTCTggaaagtcaacaatcatttcTTTGCTTGAAAGATTTTATGATCCAGTAAAAGGGGAAATTCTCCTTGATGGACACAAATTAAAGAAGTTTCAGCTGCACTGGTTAAGATCCCAGATGGGGCTGGTTAATCAAGAACCGATTCTCTTTGCAACATCCATAATAGAGAATATTTTATTTGGGAAGGAAGGAGCTTCTATGGAAGACGTGACAAGTGCAGCTAAGGCTGCAAATGCACATGACTTCATTGTTAAACTACCTGCAGGATATCACACTCAA GTTGGGCAATTTGGAGTTCAATTGTCTGGAGGGCAAAAGCAAAGGATTTCCATAGCAAGAGCAATAATCAGAGACCCGAAAATTCTTTTGCTTGATGAAGCAACAAGTGCTTTGGATGCTCAGTCTGAAACTATTGTACAGGAAGCCTTAGACCAAGCATCGCAAGGAAGAACAACCATTGTCATAGCTCACCACCTCAGCACAATACGTAAGGCTAATACAATAGTGGTTCTTCAATCAGGGAGAGTGGTTGAGAAGGGATCCCATGACGAGTTGGTCAACATGAGAAATGGAGAAGCTGGAGCTTACAAAAAAATGCTGCAATTACAGAAAGAAGCCATGGAAAATAGTAACCCCAACAGAATGGAGCAACCTCAAACTCCACAGACACCAAGGGGTTTGGGGTCAAGCTGGCAAAATAGCCCAGGACCACTAAGTGGGAGATCAAGCTGGCACACAACAAAGAGTGTTCACTCAAGCTGGCAAAACAGCCCACTGACCCCAGCATATGCAGTCACCCCAATATTTTCCATTAGTATAGCGAACTCCATCCAAACTCCCCAGTATGATGACTTTGACGATGAATGGTCAAAAGAAATCTCTAAAACCTCCTCATCTCAGTGGCGTTTGTTTCAAATGAATGCACCAGAGTGGAAGCAAGCAATACTGGGGTGTCTAGGTGCTGCTAGCTTTGGAACTCTTCAGCCAATTCATGCCTACTGCTTAGGAACAGTTGTGTCAATTTACTATGGATCAGACGATTCCACCATCAGATCACAGACCAGATTCTACTGCTACATCTTCTTAGGCTTAGCAGTTTTCAGCTTCTTTGCTAATCTCCTCCAGCATTACAACTTTGCAGTCATGGGAGAGAAATTATCTGAAAGAGTTCGAACAAAATTGCTAGAAAAGATTCTTACCTTTGAGATAGGGTGGTTTGATCAAGATGAGAACACAAGTGCTGCCATCTGTGCCCGGCTAACCACTGAAGCCAACATTGTTAGATCCCTTACTGCAGACCGTATCTCATTGTTGGTTCAGGTTTTCTTCAGTGCCACCATAGCTTATATACTCGGATTAATGGTCACATGGAGGATAGCCATTGTCATGATTGCAATACAACCTTTGCTCATTGGAAGCTTCTATTCTAGGAGTGTTTTAATGAAGAGTATGTCTAGAAAAGCACAGAAAGCACAGGCTGTAGGTAGTCAACTTGCAAGTGAAGCTACTTTCAACCACAGGACAATCACTGCATTTTCCTCACAGACAAGGATATTAAACCTCTTTCGAGATGCTATGCAAGGCCCGAGGAACGAGAACATCAAACAGTCATGGGTTGCGGGTTTTGGTCTGTTCAGCTCTCAATTTTTGACCACAGCTGCTATAGCTTTGACATATTGGTATGGAGGGAGGCTTATGAATCAGAACTTACTATCATCAACGCACCTATTTCAAGTTTTCTTCATCCTAATGAGCACTGGTAAGAACATCGCAGATGCAGGAAGCATGACTTCTGATCTTGCAAGAAGTGGGAAAGCCATCACCTCAATATTTGCTATTCTAGACAGAGAAAGTGAGATTTCTTCTGAGGAGCTTAAAGGGGCTAAAAAGACTTTCAAGGGTCACATAGAGCTGAAAAATGTGGTATTCTCATACCCAGTTAGGCCTGACCAGATGATATTTAAAGGCTTGAATCTCAAGATTAAAGCTGGAAACACAATGGCACTAGTGGGACAGAGTGGTTCAGGGAAATCCACTATCATTGGCTTGATTGAAAGATTTTACGATCCACTAAATGGATCCGTATTCATAGATGGATGTGACATCAAGCAGTATGACTTGAAGAACTTGAGGTCACAGATTGCTTTGGTAAGCCAAGAGCCTACTCTATTTGGAGGCACAATCCAAGAAAACATTGTATATGGTAAAGAAAATGCAACAGTGGCTGAAGTAAGGAAGGCTGCAAAACAAGCCAATGCTCATGAGTTCATAAG CTCCATGGAAAATGGATATGACACTTATTGTGGAGAAAGAGGAGTTCAGCTATCAGGTGGCCAGAAGCAGAGAATAGCACTTGCCCGAGCCATACTAAAGAACCCAAGTATCCTTCTTTTGGATGAAGCAACCAGTGCCCTTGATAGCGTGTCAGAGAATCTAGTCCAAGAAGCACTGGAGAAGATGATGGTTGGCAGAACATGTGTAGTGGTAGCTCACAGGTTGTCCACAATACAAAAAGCAGACTCCATAGCGGTGATAATGAATGGGAAAGTAGCAGAACAAGGATCACACTCTGAACTGGTTTCAATTGGAAGTAGTGGTGCCTACTACTCTTTGATAAAACTACAAagcaatcaa ATTTGGGTGAGGCGGAATTCTCTTGAGGTGAATCTGAGTGAGGTGAATCCTCTCAAAGCGGATTTAGGTGAGGTGAAATCTCCTCAATGGGGTGAAGTGAAACCTCTCAAAGAGCACTTGGGTGAGGCAAAATCTCTTCAAGGTGAATCTGGGTGA